GATTATACGCACCGGAAAATTGTAATTCTTTTTTGTGTAGATCAATTAAACAGAGCGCTATATCCATACCGTCTCTTGCTTCCCCTTCCTTTCCTTTTTGTTTTAAGGCATTAACTATACCATCGTTCAATGCGCCCAATATTTTTGCTGCATCTGTAATTCCTTTATTATTTATTACTTCATTTAACAGATCATGCCCAATCACGCTCATAAATGCTCCAGGTACACCATGGCCTGTGCAATCTACTGCGGCTATGATAATAGCCCCCCTACCAGCCCCCTCTAAATTCCCCTCGCCACTACTCCTTGCCGAATCGGTGAATATGTGAATCGGTGAATCGGTGAATTGTTTCTTTTTTCTTCTCTCCGTTTCTCCGATTCCTCGTTTCTCCGATTCAGGGGGGCTTGGAATTAGAGGGGGGCTGAACCAATAAAAATCTCCACTCACAATTGCTTTGGGCTTAAAGAGAATAAAAGAGTGTGGTAAAACAGTTTGAATTTCTTCAGGATCCGGAAAGATTGCTTCCTGAATTTGTTTTGCATAATTGATGCTGTCTGTAATGTCTGTATTCTTCTGCTTTATTATTTCTTCAGCATTTTTTCTCTCTGTGATATCAGTATCTATAGCCACCAATTTCTTCAATGTCCCATTTTCGATAATGGGCGTAAGTGTAGTCTGTACCCATATCTCGTTGCCATCTTTGGTGCTATTCTTTACTTCATACACTACCGAACTCTTTTTATTAATACAATTATCAATCACTTGTTTTATTTCAGGATTATTGCTCATTTCCATCATTGTTTCCCCTTTTTCTTTTTTAAATTCCTCCAGAGTGTAACCCATCATTTTTGCGAAACCTTCATTAGCCCATTCCAATTTTCCTGCCGCATTAGCGATTAATACTGCGTTATCAGTTTTGCTCGCCACAATAGAGAGTTTTTCTAATTCCTTCTTTTGCCTTGAAATCTCTTGAGTTCTGATCTTAACTTTTTGTTCAAGTAATCTTTTTTCCCGTTTCAGGTTTCTTTCACGTATCTTAATGTAGCTAATAATACCTCCTAAGCCTGTAAATCCAAATCCTAAATAAAACCATAATGTCTGCCACCAGGGGGGGGAAATATTAAAGCTAAATATTGTTGGCTTTTTATTCCATATTCCATCATTATTGCAGCTTTTTACTATAAAGGTATACTCTCCATGAGGCAAATTTGAATAGGTGGCTTCTTTTCTTTGTGTAATGGGCGACCAATTTTTGTCAAATCCTTCTAATTTCCATTGATATTTTACTTTTTCCGGTATTGTTAAGCTGATACCAATAAATTGAAATGTCAAATGATTTTGATCATGGGGAAGATCTAAGCCTAGAGGCAAACCGGTTTGATAGCTTATTGTATCAGAATAACCAGACCAGTTAAAATCCTCAAAGAAGAGCTGCAATTTGGTGATATGGGTAAGCGGCTCTGTTTTGTTGGATATATCCAATTTAGGATCATATTTAATGGCTCCTTCAACAGTGCCAAACCAGATATTTCCATTGCTATCCTTATATACAGCATTATGACTTGTCTCAATTCCTCTGAAACCTTCTAACTTTCCAAAGTGCTTCACCTTTTTAATAGGACTTGCTTTGATATAAAATTTATCAATTCCTTTATTAGTACCTACATATAAATAGCCATTATCATCAAATATCATTAAATAAGGAGTATCTGAACTTAAGCCATCCCTGGTAGAATAATTTCTAAAGGTACCTTTCGGACCGATATATGAAGGATATGTATATTTAGATATTCCATGGACTGTTCCAAACCACAAACTACCCTCATTATCTTCAACTATTGACAGGATGTAATTATTTGGTAAACCGTCATCAGTAGTAAAATTTTCAAAAATAATACTATCATTCTCAAAAGATGAAACTTTACACCTTGAAAGACCATTTGATGTGCCGATCCAAAGATTACCTTTGTTATCCTCGCATATTGCTTTAATAGAATTAGCCGTTAGGCCATCATCAGTAGTATAGCTTTTAAATTTGCTCATACTACCGTTCAAGTTGAGTTTGGAAAGACCACCAAAGGTGCCTGCCCACAAATTTTGCTGACTATCCTCAAAAAGTACCATGACTGATGTTACAGGTGCACCTGGTGGGGCTAATAATCCATCTTTTTGGCTGTAAATTTTAATTACAGGTTTCCCACCTTTCGTTTTGGGTAGTGTATATTTTACCAGGCCGTCACGTGTTCCGATCCAAACGCTGCCTTTGGAATCTGAGAGCATTGACCAAATAGAGTTACTGGCTCCAAAGTACCCTGGCATAAAAATTTCAAAACCTTGATATTTGGCTGGATTATGCATGGTAAGATATGCTGGATTAGTATGAATTGGATGAAATTTTGCAATTCCGGCTACTGTACCAAACCAAATATTGCCCTTTATATCTTCTGTAATTGCCCTAACATTGTCGCTACGCATTCCATGCAATGTAGTATATGTTAAAAACATTTTACCTTTATACTGTGTTATTCCTTTTCCGTAGTTTCCCATCCATATATTACCTTCCCTATCTTCACACATCGAGAGAGCTACACCTCTTGCAAACCCGTTTAAGTGACTAAATCGTTCATGATTCTTTCCATCAAATTTGATGGCAAGTGCAGATCCTCCACTTGACCAGATATTACCTTTCCGGTCTTGCAATAATGCCCAAATATTACCCAACATTTCTGGTGTGGATAGTGTTAAGCTTTCAAGCTCCTGCAATAAATTTGAAGAATAATTTACTATCACTTTTGATATCCTGTCATAGAGAGCAATCCACAAAAAACCATCTTTATCTTCCAATATTTTGCTCACGCTTTGAGGAGCATTCGCATTTTCAAGAGTGTAATTTTCAAACATATACAAAGGCTTCTTGCGATTACCAGCTATTTCGCTGCTGATCTGTATGAGTTTCGAAATACCATTTCTTGTAGCAAACCATATATTTCCTGCCCGGTCCTCAATAATATCATTAATGGTATTGTTGGCAAGTCCATCTTTGGAAGTAAAATTATCAAGGTAGCTATTAAACTCTGAGCCATCACGGGTTTTTAGAAATGGAGCATTTGATGAAAGTTTTGAAATACCCTCTGTTGTCCCAAACCAAATATTGCCTTTGGAATCTTCAAAAATGGCGCTGATGCTGTTACCGATCAGCCCGTCATCAGTGGTTATGCTAACAATGTTGATAGAGTCAGCTTTGTATGAAGATTTAGGATGAAAAGTAGAAATTCCCATGTTGGTTCCAATCCAGATATTTCCTCGTTTATCCTCCATTATTTTTGAGGTACGGTTTGTGATAAGCCCTTCATAGGTAGTGTAATTTTTAAAACTCCTGCCATCATATTTTGATACGCCTCCATCAGTTGCCATCCAGATATTACCATCTCTATCCTGGATGATGTCGTAGACGGTAGCTTGTGCCAAACCATCTTCTACTGAGTAGATGCGGGTATTGTGGAGTTGGGCCTTTAATTTCACCCCGTTAGATAATATTAATAAAACTAATAATATTGATAGTAATTGTTTCATCTTAAAATATTTCTATTTTTTCTTTTAACAAAATAGGAATTGTGGTATTGATACTCCCTCCACGAGTCATTTGCAGTGCATTTGCATGCAAAACATCCATGATCGGGTTATCATCAGTGAGTATGATCCCTTCACTAAAATCATAATCATCAATAAATATATTTTGACCTGTGAGGAAACTAAATGGGTCAGCAAACCTATCCCGTCTTTCAAATGAATACGAAGTTAAATCAATACCACCTTTACCGGCAGGCTTCATGCTAGCAAAAAACATTAATTCAGAAATTAGTTTCCAGTCATTTTGGGTGTTAATAAGCTTGTGATAAAACCCTGATTTTTGCAATGTTTTACCAATTGACTTTGCGGCTAAATCATGTTCGCCTTCAAGTACATTTTGATAATGAAGAAAAACGATACCGTCATCATTTAAAATAGATTGTAGCTCTTTAAAACACTCTACAGTATAAACATTAGAGGGCTGATTTTCTCCGGCACTCATATCAAGGACGATAATATCATATTTCTTTTTACAGGTTCTAATATAATGCCGGGCATCATCGGTATAAACCTTTACATTGTGGGTCATATAAAAATGTTTCCAGGCAAGGTATTTCATCCTCCTGTCTATTTCCACTGCGTCAATATTAAATCCAAGGAAGTTGAGCTCATTTACAAGATTACCGCCACCCAATCCGCAGATCAACACCTTTGAACCTGCTGGTTTGAATGAGGAATAAAAGGCAATCCTGTGTATGTATTTCCACTGAGACCGGCCTGTTGGTATATGCATAAAGGTTTGGGATATATTATTGATGTGTAGGGAGCGTTTTTGTGTCTTTTTATCGTCTGCAATCATTACCTGCCCTAATAAACCATCGCTTCTGTGTACTATTTTTATGTGGGAATGTCGTTTTTGTTTTTTGGGATTTAAATAGGCAGCTGCTGTTATAAAAATAAAAAATATAATACCCAGTGTAACTAAGAATTTTCTGTTCATTATAAAATAGGATAAGGAAATAATTGCCAATACAACGACATTAGTTACGATACTTACTTTCAATCCATAAATTGGAAGAATATAAAATCCTGTTAAAAAAGTTGTTATTATACCGCCTGCTGTTGAAACAGCATAAACATTACCAGCAATATTACCTGCATTACTTATCTTTTCAGTAATTAATTTGATTATAACCGGTGATGTCATCCCAAAACAGACCAAGGGTGGAAACAGAAATGAAGTGCAAGAAATAATCCCGCCTGCCATATATCCCCAATCCAGCGTGCGTATCATTACAAGATTTCCCCAGAAAGGCATTATTACAACCAGCATCGTTGCAAGCAGCAATAAATAAAACAAAGTATTTGTTTGAGGGAATTTTTTAGAAACAAGACCACCTAAAAAGTACCCTGAGGTCAATCCGGCTAAGGTAATGCCAATAACAGATGTCCATACGTATAAAGAATTGCCATAAAAGGGCGCTTCCATTGCAGCTCCAAGCAATTCCACGTTCATTACAGAGGCTCCTTCTATAAAAGCGATCAGGTACAATATATTACCTGATAATGACTTTTTGTTATTTTCCATAATTAATACACAGATTACACAGATTTAAGACATATATTTGTAAAACTAATAGAAATCTTTGAAAAATTCAAATAGTGGCAAAAAAAAATTGCCACGAAGACACTAAGGCACAAAGAAACACAAAGATAATTTTAACCACAGATTACACAGATTTATTATAAAAAACTTTGTGAACCTTTGTGCCTTCGTGTCTTTGTGGCAAGATTTGTGGAAAAAATGAAAATCCTTGCTATCGGAAGAAATTATTTAAAACACATTGATGAGCTCGGCAACAAAAAAGCGGAAGAACCTGTTGTTTTTATCAAACCGGATACAGCGCTTTTAAAAGATAACGCATCATTCTTTTATCCGGATTTTTCTACTGAAATACACTATGAAGTAGAATTAATAATAAGAATTAATAAAGATGGCAAAAACATTGATAAAAGATTTGCCCGTAATTATTACAACGAAATTGGCGTTGGTATAGATTTTACCGCAAGGGACCTGCAGCAAAAAGCCAAGGAGAAAAGATTGCCTTGGACTTTGTCAAAAGGATTCAACGGTTCTGCTCCGGTCTCAAATTTTCTCCCGTTGGAAGAATTTGATGATATAAACAACATAGACTTTAGTCTTAAAGTTAACCATATACTCAAACAAAAAGGCAACAGCCAAAATATGATCTTCAGTTTTGACTATATTATCTCCTATATTTCAACATTTATTACCTTTAAAAAAGGAGATATTGTATTTACAGGTACACCCGAAGGCGTTGGTCCAATCCATATCGGTGACAAAATTGAGGCCTACATTGAGGATAAAAAGATGCTGGCGTTTGATGTTCGGTAGCGTAATAAGGAAATAAAGAAATTGGTTATTGGTTGGGTGGTCGGTTGGTTATAGTTGAATAGTTTTTAGTTCTGGTTTTATAGTTGTTTAGTTTGTTGCTCATCGTGCTCCTCCCGAGTACTCGGGACTGGTTTTAAAGGGTTGGAGTGGGGGTACGAATAATCTGGCAGCCTGCTATTCAGTCTCTATTCGTACCCCGACTACAACGCATAATCCCAGCAGAGTGGGAGCACGAGTAGCTACCGTTAAATGAAGCAAACCAAAAAACTAAAAAACTAAAACCAATAACTAAATAACCATAACTAAAAACTAACAAACTAATAACTAATGATAATGAAGCAATTATTTTCAACTCTATTTATTATAGTTATAATAACAAATATCTATGCTCAAACAACTATAACCGAGATAAAGCAAACATCTATCAATCTACGTGCCGGCTACCCGCAAGATTTCTTCCAGTTTCCCATTATGCCAAATCAACAAAATTTTTTATCCGGGAACATGGGAGAAATAAGGGGAGATCATTTTCATGCCGGCATTGATATCAGAACTGGCGGAAAAACAGGATTACCGGTATATGCGGTAGCGGATGGATATGTTTACAGGATCAAAATTTCTTCAGGAGGCTATGGAAATGTATTATACATTGCTCATCCTGCTCATCCCGAATCCCCGGGATCACCAAAAGGTTACATTAGTGTTTATGCCCATCTTGAAAAATTTGATGGGCCCATTGCAACTTATGTAAGGAAGAAGCAATATCAAAATGAAAGTTTTCAAATCGAATTATTTCCTGACGCCAGACAATTTCCAGTAAAAAAAGGTCAGCAAATCGGACTTTCAGGCAATAGCGGCTCATCAAGAGGCCCGCACCTGCATTTTGAAATAAGAGATGATACAGAAAAGGCATTAAATCCTTTGTATTTTGGTTTTGATGAAATAAAAGATAATATTCCACCACGTTTTTATAAAATAGCGCTTCGTACGTTAGATATCAGATCAAGAATTAATGGTGAATTTGGAAGGTTGCAATTTATACCAATAATCTCAGACAAAAGCTCCCTAAAAGAAGGAAATAAAGGAAATAGGGGAGAAAAAGAAGGAAAGCAGTCAGCGTATATTATAGAAGAAACGATTAATGTTACCGGCTTAATTGGTATTGAAATAGAATCTTACGATCAGGTAAATCGTTCAAGACGTAAAATGGGAGTAAACTTTATAGAGTTAATGATAGATGGTACACTATTATACCGTTATCATCTGGAAAAATTAAATTTCAACAAAACAAAAAATGTTAAAGTCCATATAGATTACGAAACAGCACTCAGAGAAAAGAGAAAATTTCAAAAATGTTACCTGGCAGATGGAAATGACTTAAAATGTTATCGTACGTTTGGTTTATTACCGGAACAGGCAGGACAAAAGGGGAAAATATTTATCAATGATACCCTGTTGCACGATGTAACGATCCGTATTTATGACGCTTATTATAATAGCGCTCAGATAAATTTAACTTTAAAAGGAGCGCCTTTAAAATTTGATATACACGGGCCTTTTCCACCACCATCTACTACCATCCGTTATAATGTGTTTGAAAATATTCTAAAAGTATCAGCAAAAGGTTTTTCTAATTATAATTCACCTGCACAAATATTTACCGGCAAATTTAAATACGAACTTGATGTAACCTATCATAAAAATAATGAAGTTGTCTGGTTGTGGGACTTACGTAAAGGCCTTCCCGATTCAATGGATCTTTGTGGTATTACAAAAAAAATGACTTTTACTGAAATCATACCTTCAAACACTGAATTTTATTTTGACAATGAAAAAATGAGCATCTATTTCCCCAAAAAAGCTCTTTTCGACACTTTATATTTACAAATCATCTCACCCCCCAAGTCTCCCTCTGCTAAAGGAGAGGGGGACTTCTCCGCCTTGCAAAGCAATATGGCGCATGAACAAATCTATGAGATCAATGACCCGGCTGTTCCATTATATAAAAATATTTACATTACTTTAAAGCCAAAGCGTGAGGTGTTTGATAAAGCCAAGACCCGTGTTTATTATATTGAGGGAAAGGACAAATACGCTTATACCGGGGGAGTTTGGCAAGACAATAAAATAAAATTCAAAACCCGGCATTTAGGTAAATTTGTTTTATTAGCAGACACTATAGCCCCCATAATCAAGGTAATTATTAAAAATAGTCAGGAAGTCAAAGTAAAGATTGACGATGATCTTTCTGGTATAAAAAGTTTTATTGCAAGGGTCAATGACAAATGGTTGTTAATGAATTATGACCACAAAAGTAAGCTGCTTTGGTCAGAAAGATCAGATAAAAAAGTACCGCTTAAAGGAGAATTTAAAATTACTGTAACAGATAATGCGGGAAATGTTAGAACACAGATTACACAGATTTGAGAGATAGATTAGGGTTAGCTGTTAGCTGTTAGCTGTTAGCTGTTAGCAATAGATTTGATAACACAAAATCAAAATGAAGAACTTTAGAAGATTGAAAATTTGGGAACGAGGAATGGAATCTGTTAGCTTTTAGCTATTAGCTTTTGGCTTTTAGCTAACAGCTAACAGCTTTTTGAACGGTTGCATGAAGAGCAACGCATGATCAACAGTTTCATTATTACACTGAAATTAACGGGCTAACCCTAACAGCTAACAGCTAACGGTTATTATCCAATATCTCACCCTGCGGGTGACCAGCCGAAGGCTGGCAATATCATACATCAAACATCCGGATTCCCATCATCCCAACAATATCCCTGCGATCGTAGCGGTAATCAGAGAGACAATGGCTCCTCCGAACATGGCTTTAAGCCCTATTTTAGCAAGGTCGGTTTTTCTCTTTGGAGATATGGCGCTGATACCACCGATCTGAATACCTATAGAAGCAAAATTGGCAAATCCACACAGGGCATAGGTTGATATAATAACGGCTCGCTGGCTTAAGACACCCTCCTGCATATAAGAGGTTAAGGTACCATAGGCAACAAATTCGTTCAGGGATAATTTAATTCCGATCAAATTGCCAACATAGGCGGCATCTTGCCAGGATACGCCCATCAAAAAGGCGATGGGCCTTAAAACAGTGCCAAAAAGCGTTCTTAATGATCCGGGAAAATAACCTGAATATTCTCCTTCTGCAGGAGACATACCACGTCCTACATAATCGTAATGTTCTCCGCTAAAAATTTTAAAATCTATCCAGTAATCAACTTTATTAAGGATTAGATCAGCAACAGCAATCAATGCAATAAAGCCAATTAACATACCACCAACGTTCACAGCTAACTTCAACCCGTCTGTGATACCATTGGTGGCCGCCTCAATAGGATTTTCTCCCACTTTAATATCGGGTAATTTTAGATCACCTGCTGTTTGTGAATGCTGCAGCTCAGGGTAGATTATTTTTCCAACAACCAAAGCCCCGGGTGCGGCCATAACACTTGCAGCAATAAGGTGTCCTGCAGGGATGCCCATTGCGATGTATCCTGCCAAAACGCCACCGGCTATGGTAGCAAAGCCGCCTACCATTATGGTTAAGAGCTCTGAGCGTGTCATGTTGTCAAGAAAAGGTTTGATCAAAAGAGGCGCTTCGGTTTGGCCTACAAAAATGTTAGCACTGCAGGAAAGCGTTTCTGCCCCACTGGTACCAATAGTCCATCGCATAAATTTACTTAATGCTTCAATAACTACTTGCATCAATCCAAAATAATAAAGTACGCTCATCAAACCACCAAAAAAGATGATTGTAGGCAGTACCTTAAAAGCGAACTGGAATCCAAATCCGGGCCAGAAAGAATTCGTGTCAGGGAAGAAGTAATTTGGGTCAGCTAAATTGCCAAATAAAAACTTTGCTCCATAATCTGAGAGGCTCAAAAAATAGGCAACCTTAGTACTGAGGGAATCAAAAATTCTCTGACCATGCAGATCATTTACAATCAGGTAAGCTACACCTCCGATAAGTAACAGTACCCCTGCATATTTTTTGATAACTGTGCTTAATTTGAAGGAGGTATTTTTCTTGAACTGATCTTTTAAGATAAAGATAATGATCAATGAAGTTAGTATACCCATCCCAACAAAGCTCCACCAATCATCTTTCAATACGATAACAGCAAACAGAAATTGCAGCCCTATTCCCCAGAAAATCTGTCTAAAATTTATTTTTCTTTTATGGTATGATAATAGCCATGCAATAAATAGAATGGAGATAAGGCCAACTACGTTGATGAAATTCATTAATAATTTAGTTTCTTTTACTCAACTCGTCCCTCACCCGTGCTGCGTTTTCATAATCTTCTTTTTTCACCGCATCATTCAGGAGCGCTTTTAATTGTTCGGCAGTCATATCTTTCAAATCCTTTACGCGAGGTGGTTGCGCTTTACGTATTTTTCTCTCGCTGAATTCCCCCTGTTCACTTTCAGGTTCTTCACTCAAAATGATACCGGCTTCTGACAAGATTTCCTCAAAAGTGTAAATGGGTACGTTGAAACGCAAGCCTATGGCGATGGCATCAGAAGGCCTGGCATCTATATCAAAAGTCTTCTTTCCGTTAGCACATACGATCTTAGCGAAAAAAATACCTTCTTTAAGGTTGGCAATGACTATCTCTTCAATAGAAAACTTGAATTTAAGAGCAAAAGATTTAAACAGGTCATGGGTCATAGGCCTGCTTGGAGTGATCTTTTCCATTTCAATAGCGATAGCTTGCGCTTCAAACATGCCAATGATAATGGGCAGCCTGCGGTTTCCTCCTTCCTCTCCCAAAACCAGCGCAAACGATCCTGTTTGAGACTGGCTTGACGAAAGCCCTAAAATTTCCAACTTTATTTTTTTATCCAATTTGTGAATTTGTTTTTGATTACGATACGAATAGGGTATAATGCTAATATACTAATTTATACTAATGATACGAATATTTTTACTCTGCTTCTTAATATAGATTTCTTTATTAGTATCATTAGTATTCATTCGTATATTAGCATTTTATTATTAGTATTATGATTATTTCTTCAATTTCTTAGCCGCTTCAATCAGCTTAGGTACTACCTGGAAAGCGTCTCCCACAATGCCATAATCGGCTGCTTTAAAAAACGGAGCTTCCGGGTCTTTATTGACCACTGCCATCACTTTGGAAGAATTTACTCCCGCTAAATGTTGTATTGCCCCGGATATTCCTATAGCCAAATATAAATTGGGGCCAACCGTTTTCCCGGTTTGGCCAACATGCTCATCTTCCGGCCGCCAGCCTGCATCAGACACAGGTTTGGAGCAGGCTGTAGCTGCTCCCAATAATTCAGCCAATTCTTCGATCATGCCCCAATTTTCAGCGCCTTTTAATCCCCTGCCGCCTGACACTACAATATCTGCCTCAGTGACTGACAATTTAGCTTTTGACTTTTTAACTTCTTTTACGGTTTCTTTGAAATATTTATCTTCTAACTTGGGTTCGTAGGTTTCTATTGAAGCCGAACCGCCTGATTCGGTGATCTTATATGAATTAGGTTTGACAGATAATATCTTAAATTCATTTAATAGCGCTACATATACGAAACCTTTACCTGAATATACGCTTCTTTTAACTACTAAACCTTTCTTTACTTCAGGAAGTTCCACTACACCTGCGCCATAGCTTGCGTTGAGCTTTGTCGCCAGGCGGGAGGCAATTGCCTGCCCGTTAAAAGTATGGGACAAGATCAAAGCTTTTGCCTGCTCTTTCTCTGCTATTTGAGCAATGGCAGATGCGTATCCCTGGAGCGAAAATTGTTTCAGCTTTTCGCTTTTTACGCTGATCACTTTTTGGGCTCCATATTTTCCGAGATCTTTCAGATCCGGATCGGATGCCAACCCGATTGAAATGGCAGTAACGTCTGCTTTTAGCAGACCAGCTACATCCGTGGCGTAAGTAATAGCCTCAAATGTAGCTTTTTTAAATACGCCATCCCAATTTTCTGCGAATACTAGTACGGACATTTTTTTGTTCAAATTTAATTAATTATGGATTTTTTTCTTACTCTTTTTTCTTTCTATCAAACGTTTTATTTTCTCTTGTACTTTTGTAAATAATTCATCTTTTACAAGGCTAAACTTTTTTACAATTCTTGCTTGGTGAATAGTAAAAAGTTTATGAGTTTTTATGATTGACCTTTCTGGAAGTGTACCTGTTTCTAAATCCCGGTTGGTTAAAGCAACTGAATAACTATCTTTATATTGACTGCTTGTAATTACACATACTATTACGTCTTCAAAATTCTTGTTATAATCATTATTAGAAATTATTAACACAGGTCGTTTTTTTGTTGCACTTAAATCGGAATATGGAAATGGCACAAGTACGATTTCCTTTTGTTTATAGTTTATCCCAGGCACTTTTTTCATTCTTCCAATTATCGTTGATTGAATATTCAGTTAAATCTTCAGTGTATTCTTTCATAAAAAGACCATATCTATCTTCATACAATAAGTCAATTAACCTATTGAACTTATCTAATAATTTTGTATCTTTTAAAAGCTCAACTCTTTTTTTAAGGTCCTGGTATTCACTTAATGGTATTTGTATCGTTTTCATAAAATATTTTTTTATAATTTAGTTTGTACAAAGATACGAAACTTTTTTCTTTATTAAGAATTGATGTTAAACTCATGGTCGTCTTTTTAAATGTGTGGCAACGTGCAGCGGTATGGCAAGTGCCTGACCTTCCGACCGTTACTTATTTATTTTGCTTGTAATAACTTTCAATTATATAAATTATTTACCAAATTGCAATAAGGGCATTTGCTATACTGCATGTTGGCGGTTCGTGCTTTTGTCATGTCATTCGTTAATACTAATTTTCTTATTGTCTCCGTGTCCATTAATTTTGATTTCCCCAACACGTTCTAAGGTTTTTAAATTCGCCCCAATACTACCAGATAGTTCATTTGTACAACCAAAATGCGAGACACATTTCTTTTTTAATTCTCCCCAGGTAACTATCTTCTCTTCTTGAATATAGTTAAGCATCTTATTTATCAAATTATTGGGATTTTCTAATTGCTTTTTGTAAGCAGCAAAATACTTAGGATGATTTTCCTTGGGAATTGTTTTGCGAGATTGATATCCTGTTTTCTCAGAATTATTGTCGGTACTTGATTTTTCTGGTGTAGTGAATAATCGTGAACTTTCTTGTAGCTTACCTGTGACAAATTTTTCTATTTCAGCAAATTCATAAGTATGTTCCGAATTTTCTAAGTCAGAGTTAAGAAACTCAATAAAGGTTTCTTTTAATCTGTTGGGATT
This genomic stretch from Cytophagales bacterium harbors:
- a CDS encoding PAS domain S-box protein; translated protein: MKQLLSILLVLLILSNGVKLKAQLHNTRIYSVEDGLAQATVYDIIQDRDGNIWMATDGGVSKYDGRSFKNYTTYEGLITNRTSKIMEDKRGNIWIGTNMGISTFHPKSSYKADSINIVSITTDDGLIGNSISAIFEDSKGNIWFGTTEGISKLSSNAPFLKTRDGSEFNSYLDNFTSKDGLANNTINDIIEDRAGNIWFATRNGISKLIQISSEIAGNRKKPLYMFENYTLENANAPQSVSKILEDKDGFLWIALYDRISKVIVNYSSNLLQELESLTLSTPEMLGNIWALLQDRKGNIWSSGGSALAIKFDGKNHERFSHLNGFARGVALSMCEDREGNIWMGNYGKGITQYKGKMFLTYTTLHGMRSDNVRAITEDIKGNIWFGTVAGIAKFHPIHTNPAYLTMHNPAKYQGFEIFMPGYFGASNSIWSMLSDSKGSVWIGTRDGLVKYTLPKTKGGKPVIKIYSQKDGLLAPPGAPVTSVMVLFEDSQQNLWAGTFGGLSKLNLNGSMSKFKSYTTDDGLTANSIKAICEDNKGNLWIGTSNGLSRCKVSSFENDSIIFENFTTDDGLPNNYILSIVEDNEGSLWFGTVHGISKYTYPSYIGPKGTFRNYSTRDGLSSDTPYLMIFDDNGYLYVGTNKGIDKFYIKASPIKKVKHFGKLEGFRGIETSHNAVYKDSNGNIWFGTVEGAIKYDPKLDISNKTEPLTHITKLQLFFEDFNWSGYSDTISYQTGLPLGLDLPHDQNHLTFQFIGISLTIPEKVKYQWKLEGFDKNWSPITQRKEATYSNLPHGEYTFIVKSCNNDGIWNKKPTIFSFNISPPWWQTLWFYLGFGFTGLGGIISYIKIRERNLKREKRLLEQKVKIRTQEISRQKKELEKLSIVASKTDNAVLIANAAGKLEWANEGFAKMMGYTLEEFKKEKGETMMEMSNNPEIKQVIDNCINKKSSVVYEVKNSTKDGNEIWVQTTLTPIIENGTLKKLVAIDTDITERKNAEEIIKQKNTDITDSINYAKQIQEAIFPDPEEIQTVLPHSFILFKPKAIVSGDFYWFSPPLIPSPPESEKRGIGETERRKKKQFTDSPIHIFTDSARSSGEGNLEGAGRGAIIIAAVDCTGHGVPGAFMSVIGHDLLNEVINNKGITDAAKILGALNDGIVNALKQKGKEGEARDGMDIALCLIDLHKKELQFSGAYNPLYLIRDKQLQKFKGNRFSIGMYKVGKDKEFTNHHIKIKNGDTYYIFSDGYADQFGGPEGKKFTYKRFQDLLIEIQHHSMEKQHEILDETFEKWKNKEEQLDDVLVIGIRI
- a CDS encoding fumarylacetoacetate hydrolase family protein, which produces MKILAIGRNYLKHIDELGNKKAEEPVVFIKPDTALLKDNASFFYPDFSTEIHYEVELIIRINKDGKNIDKRFARNYYNEIGVGIDFTARDLQQKAKEKRLPWTLSKGFNGSAPVSNFLPLEEFDDINNIDFSLKVNHILKQKGNSQNMIFSFDYIISYISTFITFKKGDIVFTGTPEGVGPIHIGDKIEAYIEDKKMLAFDVR
- a CDS encoding M23 family metallopeptidase produces the protein MIMKQLFSTLFIIVIITNIYAQTTITEIKQTSINLRAGYPQDFFQFPIMPNQQNFLSGNMGEIRGDHFHAGIDIRTGGKTGLPVYAVADGYVYRIKISSGGYGNVLYIAHPAHPESPGSPKGYISVYAHLEKFDGPIATYVRKKQYQNESFQIELFPDARQFPVKKGQQIGLSGNSGSSRGPHLHFEIRDDTEKALNPLYFGFDEIKDNIPPRFYKIALRTLDIRSRINGEFGRLQFIPIISDKSSLKEGNKGNRGEKEGKQSAYIIEETINVTGLIGIEIESYDQVNRSRRKMGVNFIELMIDGTLLYRYHLEKLNFNKTKNVKVHIDYETALREKRKFQKCYLADGNDLKCYRTFGLLPEQAGQKGKIFINDTLLHDVTIRIYDAYYNSAQINLTLKGAPLKFDIHGPFPPPSTTIRYNVFENILKVSAKGFSNYNSPAQIFTGKFKYELDVTYHKNNEVVWLWDLRKGLPDSMDLCGITKKMTFTEIIPSNTEFYFDNEKMSIYFPKKALFDTLYLQIISPPKSPSAKGEGDFSALQSNMAHEQIYEINDPAVPLYKNIYITLKPKREVFDKAKTRVYYIEGKDKYAYTGGVWQDNKIKFKTRHLGKFVLLADTIAPIIKVIIKNSQEVKVKIDDDLSGIKSFIARVNDKWLLMNYDHKSKLLWSERSDKKVPLKGEFKITVTDNAGNVRTQITQI